A window from Staphylococcus succinus encodes these proteins:
- a CDS encoding M20 family metallopeptidase — MENKQIILDYIENEKLNYLEISHQIHQRPELGNEEIFAARTLIENLTRHDFELETDIAGHATGFIARYDSGQPGPTIGYLAEYDALPGLGHACGHNIIGTASVLAGITLKQVINKIGGKVVVLGCPAEEGGENGSAKATYVKEGVIDELDVALMVHPGNETYRTINTLAVDVLDIKFYGKSTHASENADEARNALDAMISYFNGVSQLRQHIKKSQRVHGVILDGGKAANIIPDFTHARFYTRATSRKELDVLTERVGQIAKGAAIQTGCDYEFGPIQNGVNEFIKTSKLDDLFAKYATEMGEAVIDDDFGYGSTDTGNVSHIVPTIHPHIKIGSRNLVGHTHRFREAAGSTHGDQALIRGAKILSLMGLELIENQTLFESIIEQHQFIKEHKK, encoded by the coding sequence ATGGAAAACAAACAAATTATCTTAGATTATATAGAGAACGAAAAACTTAATTATTTGGAAATAAGTCACCAAATTCATCAAAGACCTGAATTGGGTAATGAAGAGATTTTTGCTGCTAGAACACTCATTGAAAATTTAACAAGACATGACTTTGAATTAGAGACAGATATCGCGGGTCATGCGACAGGTTTTATTGCACGTTATGATTCAGGACAACCAGGTCCGACAATAGGGTATTTAGCAGAATACGATGCACTACCAGGGTTAGGACATGCATGTGGCCATAATATTATAGGTACTGCTAGTGTATTAGCGGGTATAACTTTAAAACAAGTCATCAATAAAATTGGTGGTAAAGTAGTTGTGTTAGGTTGCCCAGCAGAAGAAGGCGGTGAAAATGGCAGCGCTAAAGCTACGTACGTAAAAGAAGGCGTTATCGATGAATTAGACGTAGCTCTAATGGTTCATCCTGGCAATGAAACTTATAGAACGATAAATACTTTGGCTGTAGATGTTTTAGATATAAAATTTTATGGTAAAAGTACGCATGCGTCTGAAAATGCAGATGAAGCAAGAAATGCGCTTGATGCTATGATTTCTTATTTTAATGGGGTCTCCCAATTACGCCAACACATTAAAAAAAGTCAGCGCGTACATGGTGTAATTTTAGATGGAGGTAAAGCAGCAAATATTATTCCAGACTTTACACATGCTAGATTCTATACAAGAGCTACCTCGCGTAAAGAGTTAGATGTGTTAACAGAGCGTGTGGGTCAAATAGCTAAAGGTGCCGCTATTCAAACAGGTTGTGACTATGAATTTGGACCTATACAAAATGGTGTGAATGAATTTATAAAAACATCTAAGTTAGACGACCTGTTTGCGAAATATGCTACCGAAATGGGGGAAGCAGTGATTGATGATGATTTTGGATATGGTTCTACAGATACTGGAAATGTGAGTCATATCGTACCAACCATTCATCCGCACATTAAAATAGGGTCACGTAACTTAGTTGGACATACCCATCGCTTTCGTGAAGCAGCAGGTAGTACGCATGGTGATCAAGCGCTAATTAGAGGAGCTAAAATCTTATCATTAATGGGATTAGAATTAATTGAAAACCAAACATTATTTGAATCCATAATTGAACAACATCAATTTATAAAGGAGCACAAGAAATGA
- the ldmS gene encoding L-aspartate--L-methionine ligase LdmS, whose translation MTNRSSLSPKLTLSDLYDSNIVYTSRPSYISNPWLEPEEHQSNFLTGRELIIANQLPVIVHEASVTDKLKTLLETIGKTMPTNVFKFKDQESYEQLIKYLAHKENKKIYFQYIHDETILNKSFYALDKDIFSALNNKARIPEWTNYKYLPNREVIDIQHFTDAVSKWNFPFVLKPGDDLPTAGGYGVMICYNEHDLTKATTRIMAAQEETDSIIIEQKVEAIANYCVQYAYSEQEGIRYIGTSEQLTGKYGHYKGNQNVQQVPETVIEAGREIMEIGVSKGYYGVAGFDLLLDKNGDVYAIDLNFRQNGSTSMLLLEPLLDKGYHKFYSYISSVDNAHFFNTILKYVNKGVLFPLSYYDGDWYDNEDVKSRFGCIWHGESKAEIEAIEQQFLKELDVN comes from the coding sequence ATGACAAATCGAAGCTCTCTAAGTCCTAAACTAACCCTTAGTGATCTTTATGATTCGAATATCGTTTATACGTCTAGGCCATCCTATATTTCAAATCCTTGGTTGGAACCAGAAGAACACCAATCCAATTTTTTAACTGGTCGAGAACTTATCATAGCAAATCAATTACCAGTTATTGTACACGAGGCAAGTGTTACAGATAAATTGAAGACGTTATTAGAAACAATTGGTAAAACTATGCCTACAAATGTGTTTAAGTTCAAAGATCAAGAGAGCTATGAGCAATTAATTAAATATTTAGCACATAAAGAAAATAAAAAAATATATTTTCAATATATTCATGATGAAACGATTCTAAATAAATCATTTTATGCATTAGATAAAGATATATTTTCGGCATTAAATAACAAAGCGCGTATACCAGAATGGACAAATTATAAATATTTGCCAAATAGAGAAGTGATTGATATCCAGCATTTCACGGATGCAGTATCGAAGTGGAATTTCCCATTTGTGCTAAAGCCTGGAGATGATTTGCCTACTGCAGGCGGTTATGGTGTTATGATTTGTTATAATGAGCATGATTTAACTAAGGCGACAACGCGTATTATGGCTGCGCAAGAAGAAACAGATAGTATAATTATTGAACAAAAAGTAGAAGCTATAGCAAATTATTGTGTTCAATATGCATATTCAGAACAAGAAGGTATTAGATATATAGGAACCTCTGAACAGCTAACAGGAAAATATGGTCATTATAAAGGAAATCAAAATGTGCAACAAGTACCTGAAACAGTTATTGAAGCGGGTAGAGAAATTATGGAAATAGGGGTTTCTAAAGGTTACTATGGAGTAGCAGGATTCGATTTATTATTAGATAAAAATGGAGACGTTTATGCTATTGATTTGAACTTTAGACAAAATGGTTCTACAAGTATGTTATTACTTGAGCCATTATTAGACAAAGGCTATCACAAATTTTATAGTTATATATCCTCCGTTGATAATGCACATTTTTTTAATACAATTCTAAAATATGTTAATAAAGGTGTGTTATTCCCATTATCATATTATGATGGTGATTGGTATGATAATGAAGACGTAAAATCAAGATTTGGGTGCATATGGCATGGCGAATCAAAAGCGGAAATTGAAGCAATTGAGCAACAATTTTTAAAAGAACTAGATGTAAATTGA
- a CDS encoding DUF2750 domain-containing protein codes for MSYKESSFYQDILVNEVFYVATKSKQLIKHEILGKDIVCVWTDKAKAKSFLDKHEIEYSHIKQLDVDRFVTYEMEKVFDEGEEILMNPVTHTDGDLIDIYKVADEMMSDLDHIRLKEFVKDVAKDDAVFGLTNKNEKRFILISDDRPDKPQIMPVWSIRNRAEKVRNADFEECEIIEIEGEVFGEWLDTLRDDHKAVAIDLKPGAIGTIVSPQKVIDQLTF; via the coding sequence ATGTCTTACAAAGAAAGTTCATTTTATCAAGATATTTTAGTAAATGAAGTGTTTTACGTTGCTACAAAATCAAAACAATTAATCAAACATGAGATTTTGGGTAAGGATATTGTATGCGTTTGGACAGACAAAGCAAAAGCTAAGTCATTTTTAGACAAACATGAAATTGAGTATAGCCACATTAAACAACTTGATGTTGATCGATTTGTCACTTATGAAATGGAAAAAGTGTTTGATGAAGGCGAAGAAATATTGATGAACCCTGTGACTCATACAGATGGAGATTTAATAGATATTTATAAAGTGGCGGACGAAATGATGTCTGATTTAGATCATATTCGTTTGAAAGAATTTGTTAAGGATGTAGCAAAAGATGATGCGGTATTTGGGCTCACAAACAAAAATGAAAAGAGATTCATATTAATAAGTGATGATCGACCAGATAAGCCGCAAATCATGCCAGTTTGGAGTATTAGAAATAGAGCAGAAAAAGTAAGAAATGCAGATTTTGAAGAATGTGAAATCATTGAAATTGAGGGCGAAGTCTTTGGTGAATGGTTAGATACTTTACGCGATGATCATAAGGCAGTAGCTATTGATTTGAAACCCGGCGCTATTGGCACAATAGTATCTCCACAAAAAGTTATAGATCAACTCACATTCTAA
- the coaW gene encoding type II pantothenate kinase produces MKIGIDAGGTLIKIVQENHGKRKYKTKLTTEIDEVIAWLNQQDGAHISLTGGQAALIQKQLKSDSQTFVEFDAASRGLEILLKEQGHFLDDYIFTNVGTGTSLHYSNGKSQQRVGGVGTGGGMIQGLGYLLTGIKDYQKLTNTAQNGNREIIDLKVKHIYKDSEPPLSGDLTAANFGHVLHNLDHTFTDADKLASVIGVVGEVITTMSVTVAREHQTENVAYIGSSFHNNALLREVVEDYTVLRGCKPYYIEHGAFSGALGAIHL; encoded by the coding sequence ATGAAGATTGGCATTGATGCTGGAGGCACTCTAATCAAGATTGTTCAAGAAAATCATGGCAAACGAAAATATAAGACTAAATTAACAACAGAAATTGATGAAGTTATTGCTTGGCTAAATCAACAAGATGGAGCGCATATCAGTTTAACAGGTGGGCAAGCTGCATTAATTCAAAAACAATTAAAGTCTGATTCACAGACATTTGTTGAATTTGACGCTGCTTCAAGAGGTTTAGAAATACTTTTAAAAGAGCAAGGTCACTTTTTAGATGATTATATATTTACCAATGTAGGTACAGGTACTTCATTACACTATTCAAATGGTAAAAGTCAACAACGTGTTGGTGGCGTGGGTACCGGCGGTGGAATGATTCAAGGACTGGGATACTTATTAACAGGCATTAAAGATTATCAAAAATTAACAAACACTGCGCAAAATGGTAATAGAGAAATTATTGACCTAAAAGTTAAACATATATATAAAGACAGTGAACCGCCTTTATCTGGTGATCTAACAGCTGCAAATTTTGGTCATGTCTTACATAACTTAGATCATACCTTTACAGATGCAGATAAATTAGCTTCTGTCATAGGCGTTGTTGGCGAAGTTATTACAACAATGTCAGTGACTGTGGCAAGGGAACATCAAACTGAAAATGTTGCATATATAGGGTCATCATTCCATAACAATGCCTTATTAAGAGAAGTCGTTGAAGATTACACAGTATTACGTGGATGTAAGCCCTATTATATTGAACACGGCGCTTTTTCTGGAGCACTTGGCGCTATTCATTTATAA
- a CDS encoding GNAT family N-acetyltransferase, producing MFIKKQFENITVQVYEEQYKDELYNFKLNERQQIYSSLPKDVLEDAIHDENRIPNIALNDKGQVVGFFVLHQYYQHEGYDTPNQVIYVRSLSINEHFQGFGYGTKMMMHLPQYVQLLFPEFNHLYLVVDAENKSAWNVYERAGFMHAATKEEGPIGKERLYYLDLDSKYVSSLKLKPSTDDTPYNIHIIDLFKDDYKVGFIALEKHDDRMNISSVEVNKEERHHGIAESALRQLSTYIRIQFGGVKLLTITLYGENNELKPLCINSNFVEIDAADDFIVFEKYLNY from the coding sequence ATGTTTATTAAAAAGCAATTCGAAAATATTACTGTTCAAGTGTACGAAGAACAATATAAAGATGAACTCTATAATTTTAAATTAAATGAGCGCCAACAAATTTATTCGTCTTTACCTAAAGATGTTTTAGAAGACGCGATTCATGATGAAAATAGAATTCCAAATATTGCTTTAAATGATAAAGGCCAAGTAGTGGGATTTTTTGTGTTGCACCAATATTATCAACATGAAGGTTACGATACACCTAACCAAGTCATTTACGTGAGATCATTATCAATTAATGAGCATTTCCAAGGTTTTGGTTATGGGACAAAAATGATGATGCATCTTCCGCAATATGTTCAACTGCTATTTCCGGAGTTTAATCATTTATATTTAGTTGTCGATGCTGAAAATAAAAGTGCTTGGAATGTATATGAACGCGCTGGTTTTATGCATGCTGCAACTAAAGAAGAAGGACCTATTGGTAAAGAACGCTTGTATTATTTAGATTTAGATTCAAAATATGTATCTTCTTTGAAATTAAAACCTAGCACGGATGATACACCTTATAATATACACATCATTGATTTATTTAAAGATGATTACAAAGTAGGATTTATTGCATTAGAAAAACACGACGACCGAATGAACATATCGTCAGTAGAAGTTAATAAAGAAGAACGGCATCATGGTATTGCTGAAAGCGCATTGAGACAGCTCTCAACATATATAAGAATACAGTTTGGTGGAGTTAAATTATTAACGATAACTTTATATGGCGAAAATAACGAATTAAAACCGTTATGCATAAATAGCAATTTTGTAGAAATTGATGCCGCAGATGATTTTATCGTTTTTGAAAAATACCTAAATTATTAA
- the rpoE gene encoding DNA-directed RNA polymerase subunit delta — MRIQDYTKEMVDEKSFIDMAYTLLHEKSDTMNLYDIIDEFKALGHYEDREIEDRIVQFYTDLNTDGRFLNVGENIWGLRDWYSVDDIEEKIAPTIQKFDILDKDDEEDKNLKLLGEDETDDDDDIPAVTDDQETLNDPEDPEEDDVDEEIDESDIVIDEDDEDLDDEEEEEDFEEEEETEK; from the coding sequence ATGAGAATTCAAGATTATACAAAAGAAATGGTTGATGAGAAATCATTTATCGATATGGCCTATACGTTATTGCATGAAAAAAGCGATACGATGAATCTATATGATATTATTGATGAGTTTAAAGCACTTGGTCACTATGAAGATCGTGAAATTGAAGATAGAATTGTACAGTTTTACACTGATTTAAATACGGATGGTCGTTTCTTAAATGTTGGAGAAAACATTTGGGGCTTACGTGATTGGTATTCAGTAGATGATATTGAAGAAAAAATCGCGCCAACAATCCAAAAATTCGACATCCTTGATAAAGATGATGAAGAAGATAAAAACTTAAAATTACTTGGTGAAGACGAAACAGACGATGATGATGACATTCCAGCTGTTACAGACGATCAAGAAACTTTAAATGATCCAGAAGATCCAGAAGAAGACGACGTTGATGAAGAAATTGATGAATCTGATATCGTGATAGATGAAGATGATGAAGACTTAGATGACGAAGAAGAAGAAGAAGATTTTGAAGAAGAGGAAGAAACAGAAAAGTAA
- a CDS encoding CTP synthase — translation MTKFIFVTGGVVSSLGKGITAASLGRLLKDRGLKVTIQKFDPYLNVDPGTMSPYQHGEVFVTDDGAETDLDLGHYERFIDINLNKYSNVTAGKVYSHVLKKERRGDYLGGTVQVIPHITNEIKERLLLAGESTNADVVITEIGGTTGDIESLPFIEAIRQIRSDLGRENVMYVHCTLLPYIKAAGEMKTKPTQHSVKELRGLGIQPDLIVVRTEYELTQDLKDKIALFCDIDKASVIECRDADSLYEIPLQLSKQDMDDIVIERLELNAKYDTQLDEWQHLLDTVNGLEGTITIGLVGKYVSLQDAYLSVVESLKHAGYPFKKDIEVKWIDSSEVTDDNVADILSEVDGILVPGGFGFRASEGKISAIKYARENNVPYFGICLGMQLATVEFARNVIGLEGAHSAELDPNTPYPIIDLLPEQKDIEDLGGTLRLGLYPCHIKEGTLAHSIYNESDIEERHRHRYEFNNEYREQLEAKGMVFSGTSPDGRLVEMVEIPENDFFVACQFHPEFLSRPNRPQQIFRAFIEASLKNQQNK, via the coding sequence ATGACAAAATTTATTTTTGTAACTGGTGGAGTCGTTTCTTCATTAGGTAAAGGTATTACAGCTGCATCATTAGGAAGATTATTAAAAGATAGAGGATTAAAGGTAACAATTCAAAAATTCGATCCATACTTAAACGTTGATCCAGGTACTATGAGTCCATATCAACATGGGGAAGTATTTGTGACGGATGATGGTGCAGAAACAGATTTAGACTTAGGACATTATGAACGTTTTATTGATATTAACTTAAATAAATATTCAAACGTAACAGCAGGGAAAGTATATTCTCACGTATTGAAAAAAGAACGTCGTGGAGATTATCTAGGTGGAACTGTTCAGGTCATTCCTCATATTACAAATGAAATTAAAGAGCGTTTATTATTAGCGGGGGAAAGTACAAATGCTGATGTTGTTATCACAGAAATTGGTGGAACAACAGGAGATATTGAATCATTACCTTTTATTGAAGCAATTAGACAAATTAGAAGTGATTTAGGTCGAGAAAATGTAATGTATGTACATTGTACGCTATTACCATACATTAAAGCGGCAGGAGAAATGAAAACAAAACCAACGCAACACAGTGTTAAAGAGTTACGTGGTTTAGGCATTCAACCTGATTTGATTGTCGTTCGTACTGAATATGAATTAACGCAAGATTTAAAAGACAAAATTGCATTATTCTGTGATATCGATAAAGCTAGCGTTATTGAATGTCGTGATGCGGATTCATTATATGAAATTCCATTACAATTGAGTAAACAAGATATGGATGATATTGTAATCGAGAGATTAGAACTCAATGCTAAATATGATACACAATTAGATGAATGGCAACACCTATTAGATACCGTGAATGGTTTAGAAGGAACAATAACTATTGGTTTAGTTGGGAAATATGTTAGTTTGCAAGATGCTTATTTATCTGTAGTAGAATCATTAAAACACGCAGGTTATCCATTCAAGAAAGATATAGAAGTGAAATGGATTGATTCAAGTGAAGTTACGGATGATAATGTAGCAGATATATTATCTGAAGTAGATGGTATCTTAGTTCCAGGAGGATTTGGATTCCGTGCGAGTGAAGGTAAGATTTCAGCAATTAAATATGCTCGTGAAAATAACGTACCATACTTCGGCATATGTTTAGGTATGCAACTAGCAACTGTAGAGTTTGCGAGAAACGTAATTGGTTTAGAAGGTGCACATTCAGCGGAATTAGATCCAAATACACCATACCCAATTATCGATTTATTACCAGAACAAAAAGATATCGAAGATTTAGGTGGTACTTTACGTTTAGGACTATATCCTTGTCATATTAAAGAAGGTACTTTAGCGCATTCTATTTATAATGAATCTGATATTGAAGAAAGACACCGTCATCGTTATGAATTTAACAATGAATATAGAGAACAGCTAGAAGCTAAAGGAATGGTTTTCTCTGGTACTAGCCCTGATGGCAGATTAGTTGAAATGGTAGAAATTCCTGAAAATGACTTCTTCGTTGCATGTCAATTCCATCCAGAATTTTTATCTAGACCTAACCGTCCACAACAAATTTTCAGAGCGTTTATCGAAGCGTCATTAAAAAATCAACAAAATAAATAA
- the fdaB gene encoding class IIb fructose-bisphosphate aldolase FdaB, with product MPLVSMKEMLIDAKENGYAVGQYNLNNLEFTQAILEASQEENAPVILGVSEGAARYMGGFYTVVKMVEGLMHDKEITVPVAIHLDHGSSFEKCKEAIDAGFTSVMIDASHESFEDNIEITSKVVEYAHEHGVSVEAELGTVGGQEDDIIAEGVIYADPKECQELVERTGIDTLAPALGSVHGPYKGEPQLGFKEMEEIGASTGLPLVLHGGTGIPTKDIQKAIPFGTAKINVNTENQIASAKAVREALNNDSEMYDPRKYLGPAREAIKATVIGKIKEFGTSNQAK from the coding sequence ATGCCTTTAGTTTCAATGAAAGAAATGTTAATAGATGCAAAAGAAAATGGTTATGCGGTTGGTCAATACAACTTAAATAACTTAGAATTTACACAAGCGATCTTAGAAGCTTCTCAAGAAGAGAATGCTCCAGTTATCTTAGGTGTATCTGAAGGTGCTGCTCGTTATATGGGTGGTTTCTACACTGTAGTGAAAATGGTTGAAGGTTTAATGCACGACAAAGAAATTACAGTTCCTGTAGCAATTCACTTAGACCACGGTTCAAGCTTTGAAAAATGTAAAGAAGCAATTGATGCTGGATTTACTTCAGTTATGATTGATGCTTCACATGAATCATTTGAAGACAATATCGAAATCACTTCAAAAGTTGTAGAATATGCTCATGAACATGGCGTATCAGTTGAAGCTGAGTTAGGTACTGTTGGTGGACAAGAAGACGACATAATCGCTGAAGGCGTTATCTATGCAGATCCTAAAGAGTGTCAAGAACTTGTTGAAAGAACAGGAATTGATACATTAGCACCAGCATTAGGTTCAGTACACGGACCTTATAAAGGTGAACCACAATTAGGTTTCAAAGAAATGGAAGAAATTGGTGCTTCAACTGGTTTACCATTAGTATTACACGGTGGTACTGGTATCCCAACTAAAGATATCCAAAAAGCAATTCCATTTGGCACAGCTAAAATCAACGTAAATACTGAAAACCAAATTGCTTCTGCTAAAGCTGTTCGTGAAGCTTTAAACAATGATTCTGAAATGTATGATCCTCGTAAATATTTAGGACCAGCACGTGAAGCAATCAAAGCAACTGTTATTGGTAAAATTAAAGAGTTTGGCACTTCTAACCAAGCAAAATAA
- a CDS encoding UDP-N-acetylglucosamine 1-carboxyvinyltransferase — protein MAQEVIKIRGGQTLKGEVNIHGAKNSAVAIIPAAILAEDNVTIEGLPQISDVETLVSLLGDLNIKTDLDGTTLEIDPNEIENAVLPNNKVESLRASYYMMGAMLGRFKKCVIGLPGGCPLGPRPIDQHIKGFKALGAKIDESSETSMKIEADKLTGANIFLDIVSVGATINIMLAAVRAEGHTVIENAAKEPEVVDVASFLISLGADIKGAGTSTIKINGVEHLHGSRHQVIPDRIEAGTYMCIAGACGDGIQVNNIISTHIEPLIVKLKELGVDIEVGEDSARIKRSLPYTSVDIKTLVYPGFATDLQQPITPLLFMADGVSFVTETIYPARFKHVDELRQMGADITADDGTAKIKPSKLTGAEVYASDLRAGACLIVAGLLAEGVTTIYNVKHIYRGYTDIVETLKSLGADIWTEEV, from the coding sequence ATGGCTCAAGAAGTGATTAAAATTAGAGGTGGTCAAACACTTAAAGGCGAAGTGAATATTCATGGAGCAAAGAATAGTGCAGTAGCTATTATCCCGGCTGCAATTTTAGCAGAGGATAATGTAACAATTGAAGGCCTTCCGCAAATCTCTGACGTTGAAACTTTAGTCAGTTTATTAGGAGATTTAAATATTAAGACGGATTTAGATGGAACGACTTTAGAAATAGATCCAAATGAAATTGAAAATGCTGTGCTTCCTAACAATAAAGTTGAATCTTTACGCGCATCTTATTATATGATGGGAGCTATGCTTGGTAGGTTTAAAAAATGTGTCATCGGTTTGCCTGGAGGCTGTCCATTAGGACCTAGACCAATTGATCAACATATCAAAGGTTTTAAAGCTTTAGGAGCAAAGATTGATGAATCTAGCGAAACATCAATGAAAATCGAAGCAGATAAGTTAACAGGCGCTAACATATTCTTAGATATTGTGAGTGTTGGTGCAACGATAAATATTATGTTGGCTGCTGTGCGTGCTGAGGGACATACAGTGATAGAAAATGCTGCCAAAGAACCTGAAGTTGTAGATGTAGCTTCATTTTTAATAAGCCTGGGTGCTGATATTAAAGGTGCAGGTACGAGTACGATTAAGATTAATGGTGTGGAACATTTGCATGGCTCACGTCATCAAGTTATTCCAGATCGCATTGAAGCGGGTACGTATATGTGTATAGCAGGTGCATGTGGCGATGGTATTCAAGTCAATAATATTATATCTACGCATATAGAACCTTTAATAGTAAAATTAAAAGAATTAGGCGTTGATATTGAAGTTGGAGAAGACAGCGCAAGAATTAAGCGTAGTTTACCTTATACAAGCGTAGATATTAAAACATTAGTCTATCCAGGTTTTGCTACTGACTTGCAACAACCAATTACACCATTATTATTTATGGCTGATGGGGTTTCTTTTGTAACTGAGACAATATATCCTGCACGTTTTAAACATGTAGATGAGTTACGTCAAATGGGTGCGGATATTACAGCAGATGACGGCACAGCTAAAATTAAACCATCTAAACTTACAGGTGCTGAAGTTTATGCAAGTGACTTACGTGCAGGTGCATGTCTTATAGTTGCTGGTTTATTAGCAGAAGGTGTAACAACAATTTATAACGTAAAACATATTTATCGTGGATATACAGATATCGTTGAAACATTAAAATCACTTGGTGCAGACATTTGGACTGAAGAAGTTTAA
- a CDS encoding winged helix-turn-helix transcriptional regulator has product MEVCPYLEETFKIVGRSWNGLIINYLSRCTESSAHFSDMKRDLKTITPRALSIKLTDLSEWGLVEKKIVSTSPMNIIYQLTDKGNALAKALVPMEKWAQDYIELENN; this is encoded by the coding sequence ATGGAGGTTTGCCCTTATCTAGAAGAAACCTTTAAAATAGTAGGGAGAAGTTGGAACGGTCTTATAATTAATTATTTATCTAGGTGTACAGAAAGTTCAGCACATTTTTCTGACATGAAACGTGATTTGAAAACAATCACACCACGTGCACTTAGTATAAAATTAACAGACTTAAGTGAATGGGGATTAGTAGAGAAAAAAATTGTTTCTACTAGTCCAATGAATATCATATACCAACTTACAGATAAAGGTAATGCTTTGGCAAAAGCATTAGTACCAATGGAAAAATGGGCTCAAGATTATATTGAACTTGAGAACAATTAA